One stretch of Macaca nemestrina isolate mMacNem1 chromosome 17, mMacNem.hap1, whole genome shotgun sequence DNA includes these proteins:
- the LOC105469335 gene encoding casein kinase I isoform X2 produces MMQGGVGIPTIRWCGAEGDYNVMVMELLGPSLEDLFNFCSRKFSLKTVLLLADQMISRIEYIHSKNFIHRDVKPDNFLMGLGKKGNLVYIIDFGLAKKYRDARTHQHIPYRENKNLTGTARYASINTHLGIEQSRRDDLESLGYVLMYFNLGSLPWQGLKAATKRQKYERISEKKMSTPIEVLCKGYPSEFATYLNFCRSLRFDDKPDYSYLRQLFRNLFHRQGFSYDYVFDWNMLKFGASRAADDAERERRDREERLRHSRNPATRGLPSTASGRLRGTQEVAPPTPLTPTSHTANTSPRPVSGMERERKVSMRLHRGAPVNISSSDLTGRQDTSRMSTSQGWRPVGTSTGSPRDPPWWHALRQGFPSFDGLACLPSDEKYPVAQPGPGHARLLFSILQQPLLSLLWLLLSSAFANVLFEPEQLSPHGSIVFFQIVVWVVRQQGQG; encoded by the exons TGGGCATCCCCACCATCAGATGGTGCGGGGCCGAGGGGGACTACAACGTCATGGTGATGGAGCTGCTGGGGCCGAGCCTGGAGGACCTCTTCAACTTCTGCTCCAGGAAATTCAGCCTCAAAACCGTCCTGCTGCTTGCCGACCAAATG ATCAGTCGCATCGAATACATTCATTCAAAGAACTTCATCCACCGGGATGTGAAGCCAGACAACTTCCTTATGGGCCTGGGGAAGAAGGGCAACTTGGTGTACATCATCGACTTCGGGCTGGCCAAGAAGTACCGGGACGCACGCACCCACCAGCACATCCCCTATCGCGAGAACAAGAACCTCACAGGGACGGCGCGGTACGCCTCCATCAACACGCACCTTGGAATTG AACAATCCCGAAGAGATGACTTGGAGTCTCTGGGCTACGTGCTAATGTACTTCAACCTGGGCTCTCTCCCCTGGCAGGGGCTGAAGGCCGCCACCAAGAGACAGAAATATGAAAGGATTAGCGAGAAGAAAATGTCCACCCCCATTGAAGTGTTGTGTAAAGGCTACCCTT CCGAATTTGCCACATACCTGAATTTCTGCCGTTCCTTGCGTTTTGACGACAAGCCTGACTACTCGTACCTGAGGCAGCTTTTCCGGAATCTGTTCCATCGCCAGGGCTTCTCCTACGACTACGTGTTCGACTGGAACATGCTGAAATTT GGTGCCAGCCGGGCCGCCGACGATGCCGAGCGGGAGCGCAGGGACCGAGAGGAGCGGCTGAGACACTCACGGAACCCGGCTACCCGCGGCctcccttccacagcctccggcCGCCTGCGGGGGACGCAGGAAGTGGCTCCCCCCACACCCCTCACCCCTACCTCACACACGG CTAACACCTCCCCCCGGCCCGTCTCCGGCATGGAGAGAGAGCGGAAAGTGAGTATGCGGTTGCACCGCGGGGCCCCCGTCAACATCTCCTCGTCCGACCTCACGGGCCGACAAGATACCTCTCGCATGTCCACCTCACAG GGATGGAGGCCCGTAGGGACCTCCACGGGCTCCCCGCGCGACCCTCCCTGGTGGCATGCCCTACGACAAGGCTTTCCTTCTTTTGACGGCCTCGCCTGTCTTCCCTCGGACGAGAAGTACCCTGTTGCACAGCCGGGGCCTGGCCACGCCCGCCTCCTCTTCAGCATCCTGCAGCAGCCTCTCCTCTCCTTGCTCTGGCTTCTGTTGTCTTCTGCGTTTGCTAACGTGCTCTTTGAACCAGAACAGCTTTCTCCACATGGATCCATTGTATTTTTTCAGATAGTTGTCTGGGTTGTTCGCCAACAGGGACAGGGTTAG
- the LOC105469337 gene encoding monocarboxylate transporter 4 codes for MVRQAGCGEGSEGVRSHARNPSDSPSKGPCPCAGPASSYVFALEAKLGRHGGPTRMGSAHTLAGGTQGKGVGVEPHRLRGACTAGLLLPPRALVHSSLEKLSRLDQTTQGLRLQLPGEAEPTLSAMGGAVVDEGPTGVKAPDGGWGWAVLFGCFVITGFSYAFPKAVSVFFKELMREFGIGYSDTAWISSILLAMLYGTGPLCSVCVNRFGCRPVMLVGGLFASLGMVAASFCRSIIQVYLTTGVITGLGLALNFQPSLIMLNRYFSKRRPMANGLAAAGSPVFLCALSPLGQLLQDRYGWRGGFLILGGLLLNCCVCAALMRPLVAAAQPGSGPPRSSRRLLDLSVFRDRGFVLYAVAASVMVLGLFIPPVFVVSYAKDLGVPDTKAAFLLTVLGFIDIFARPAAGFVAGLGKVRPYSVYLFSFSMFFNGLADLAGSTAGDYGGLVVFCIFFGISYGMVGALQFEVLMAIVGTHKFSSAIGLVLLMEAVAVLIGPPSGGKLLDATHVYKYVFILAGAEVLTSSLILLLGNFFCIRKKPKEPQPEVAAAEEEKLHKPPADSGVDLREVEHFLKAEPEKNGEVIHTPETSV; via the exons ATGGTCAGGCAGGCTGGATGTGGGGAGGGTTCGGAAGGAGTGAGGAGCCACGCGCGGAACCCCTCAGACTCTCCCAGCAAAGGTCCTTGCCCTTGTGCGGGTCCTGCCTCTAGTTACGTGTTTGCCTTAGAGGCAAAGTTGGGCCGTCACGGAGGACCCACCAGGATGGGGTCTGCGCACACACTTGCAGGAGGAACCCAAGgaaagggggtgggggtggagcccCACAGATTGCGTGGAGCTTGCACAGCAGGCCTGCTGCTGCCTCCCAGGGCGCTGGTTCACAGCAGTCTGGAGAAGCTGAGCCGGCTGGACCAGACCACCCAAGGTCTCAGGTTGCAGCTCCCTG GTGAGGCGGAACCGACCCTCTCGGCCATGGGAGGGGCCGTGGTGGACGAGGGCCCCACAGGCGTCAAGGCCCCCGATGGCGGCTGGGGCTGGGCCGTGCTCTTCGGCTGCTTCGTCATCACCGGCTTCTCCTACGCCTTCCCCAAGGCCGTCAGCGTCTTCTTCAAGGAGCTCATGCGGGAGTTTGGGATCGGCTACAGCGACACAGCCTGGATCTCCTCCATCCTGCTGGCCATGCTCTACGGGACAG GCCCACTCTGCAGCGTGTGCGTGAACCGCTTTGGCTGCCGGCCCGTCATGCTTGTGGGAGGCCTCTTTGCGtccctgggcatggtggctgcgTCCTTTTGCCGGAGCATCATCCAAGTCTACCTCACCACTGGGGTCATCACTG GGTTGGGTTTGGCGCTCAACTTCCAGCCCTCGCTCATCATGCTGAACCGCTACTTCAGCAAGCGGCGCCCCATGGCCAACGGGCTGGCGGCAGCAGGCAGCCCCGTCTTCCTGTGTGCCCTGAGCCCGCTGGGGCAGCTGCTGCAGGACCGCTACGGCTGGCGGGGCGGCTTCCTCATCCTGGGCGGCCTGCTGCTCAACTGCTGCGTGTGCGCCGCACTCATGAGGCCCCTGGTGGCCGCGGCCCAGCCGGGCTCGGGGCCGCCGCGATCCTCCCGGCGCCTGCTAGACCTGAGCGTCTTCCGGGACCGCGGCTTCGTGCTGTACGCGGTGGCCGCCTCGGTCATGGTGCTGGGGCTCTTCATCCCGCCCGTGTTCGTGGTGAGCTACGCCAAGGACCTGGGCGTGCCGGACACCAAGGCCGCCTTCCTGCTCACCGTCCTGGGCTTCATTGACATCTTCGCGCGGCCGGCTGCGGGCTTTGTGGCGGGGCTTGGGAAGGTGCGGCCCTACTCCGTCTACCTCTTCAGCTTCTCCATGTTCTTCAACGGCCTCGCGGACCTGGCGGGCTCCACGGCCGGCGACTACGGCGGCCTGGTGGTCTTCTGCATCTTCTTTGGCATCTCCTACGGCATGGTGGGGGCCCTGCAGTTCGAGGTGCTCATGGCCATCGTGGGCACCCACAAGTTCTCCAGCGCCATCGGCCTGGTGCTGCTGATGGAGGCGGTGGCCGTACTCATCGGGCCCCCATCAGGAG GCAAGCTCCTGGATGCGACCCACGTCTACAAGTACGTGTTCATCCTGGCGGGGGCCGAGGTGCTCACCTCCTCCCTGATTCTGCTGCTGGGCAACTTCTTCTGCATTAGGAAGAAGCCCAAGGAGCCACAGCCCGAGGTGGCGGCCGCGGAGGAGGAGAAGCTCCACAAACCTCCTGCAGACTCGGGGGTGGACTTGCGGGAGGTGGAGCATTTCCTGAAGGCTGAGCCTGAGAAAAACGGGGAGGTGATTCACACCCCGGAAACGAGTGTCTGA